A region of Toxotes jaculatrix isolate fToxJac2 chromosome 23, fToxJac2.pri, whole genome shotgun sequence DNA encodes the following proteins:
- the nop10 gene encoding H/ACA ribonucleoprotein complex subunit 3: MFLQYYLNENGDRVYTLKKVSPDGQPTSSAHPARFSPDDKFSRHRVMIKKRFGILLTQQPRPVL, from the exons ATGTTTCTGCAGTATTACCTGAACGAGAACGGGGACAGAGTCTACACTCTGAAG AAGGTGAGTCCTGACGGGCAGCCCACCAGCTCAGCCCACCCGGCCCGCTTCTCCCCTGACGACAAGTTCTCCCGACATCGGGTGATGATAAAGAAACGCTTCGGCATTCTGCTCACACAGCAGCCCAGACCTGTTctgtga